One Nicotiana tomentosiformis chromosome 4, ASM39032v3, whole genome shotgun sequence genomic window carries:
- the LOC104119035 gene encoding cyclic dof factor 1-like, with protein MSEVRDPAIKLFGKTIRLPLDDLLDQRTSSATITSHDDLITFEAELTQSKNRDDFTNSSADKAVETETSSGISDDPKKEDADKETWSPKATKKEDPSEANVTQEKALKKPDKILPCPRCNSMETKFCYYNNYNINQPRHFCKKCQRYWTAGGTMRNVPVGSGRRKNKSSPTTGYRHIMVSDALQAARFEAAHGMNLPMLRANGTVLACGSDKPLCDSMASILNLAEKSQNSVQNGSEQRTHSACRGKETGNEISSGACSTASNSTHDSAWKNFQAFPPQVHHFPGHPWPYSYNAAPWTSAVPQPNLAPRFPVPFYPAPPYWGCTVASPWNVPWVSPPASSPDCSVLSATPTSPTLGKHSRDEHTLNPSNSEKEDPLQDIDRERSVLVPKTLRVDDPDEAAKSSIWSTLGIQNEKNDSTNGARLFKAFNSKVDDQRNHESDASLVLQANPAALSRSLNFHEST; from the exons ATGTCGGAAGTTAGAGACCCGGCGATTAAATTATTTGGAAAGACAATTCGTTTGCCACTTGATGATCTTCTTGATCAACGAACATCTTCTGCTACCATTACTTCACATGACGATCTG ATCACCTTCGAAGCAGAGCTTACACAGAGTAAAAACAGAGATGATTTTACTAATTCAAGTGCAGACAAGGCGGTTGAAACAGAAACATCATCTGGTATAAGTGATGATCCCAAGAAGGAGGATGCCGATAAAGAAACATGGTCCCCAAAAGCTACCAAGAAAGAAGACCCGAGTGAGGCCAATGTCACTCAGGAGAAGGCACTGAAAAAACCAGACAAAATACTTCCATGTCCGCGGTGTAATAGCATGGAAACCAAGTTCTGCTACTATAATAATTACAACATCAACCAGCCCCGTCATTTTTGCAAGAAGTGTCAGAGATATTGGACAGCTGGAGGAACGATGAGAAATGTGCCTGTAGGTTCTGGTCGCCGCAAGAACAAAAGTTCTCCCACAACAGGTTACCGTCATATAATGGTGTCGGATGCCCTTCAAGCAGCCCGGTTTGAAGCAGCACATGGGATGAACCTTCCTATGCTCCGAGCAAATGGAACTGTCCTTGCATGTGGATCGGATAAACCCCTTTGTGATTCCATGGCTTCTATATTGAACCTTGCAGAAAAATCACAGAACTCTGTGCAGAACGGATCTGAACAAAGAACACATTCTGCTTGTAGAGGGAAAGAAACTGGAAATGAAATATCAAGCGGAGCTTGTAGCACAGCCTCAAATTCAACACATGATTCAGCGTGGAAGAACTTTCAGGCCTTTCCTCCCCAAGTACATCACTTTCCAGGGCATCCCTGGCCTTATTCGTATAATGCTGCTCCGTGGACGTCTGCAGTGCCACAACCTAACCTTGCTCCGCGGTTTCCAGTACCATTTTACCCTGCACCGCCCTATTGGGGTTGTACTGTAGCAAGTCCTTGGAATGTCCCGTGGGTATCTCCACCAGCCTCTTCTCCTGATTGTTCAGTCCTTAGCGCCACTCCTACTTCTCCAACCTTAGGAAAACATTCTCGGGATGAACACACGCTTAATCCATCAAACTCGGAGAAAGAAGATCCTTTGCAGGACATAGATCGAGAGAGAAGTGTACTAGTTCCTAAGACGTTGAGAGTTGATGATCCAGATGAAGCAGCTAAGAGCTCTATATGGTCTACACTAGGTATTCAGAACGAGAAGAATGATTCAACCAATGGCGCAAGGCTCTTCAAGGCGTTTAACTCTAAAGTTGATGATCAGAGAAACCATGAATCTGACGCTTCTCTGGTCCTACAAGCTAACCCTGCAGCCTTGTCTAGATCGCTTAATTTCCACGAGAGCACGTAA